In Leptodactylus fuscus isolate aLepFus1 chromosome 2, aLepFus1.hap2, whole genome shotgun sequence, one genomic interval encodes:
- the EMC6 gene encoding ER membrane protein complex subunit 6: MAALGLKREGPQFISEAAVRGNAAVLDYCRTSVSALSGATAGILGLTGLYGFIFYFLASFLLSLLLVLKSGRRWNKYFKSRRPLFTGGLIGGLFTYVLFWTFLYGMVHVY; encoded by the coding sequence ATGGCTGCGCTCGGTCTGAAGAGAGAAGGTCCGCAGTTTATCAGTGAAGCTGCAGTCAGAGGGAATGCCGCCGTCCTCGACTACTGCAGAACATCGGTTTCTGCTCTCTCCGGAGCCACAGCTGGAATTCTCGGCCTCACCGGCCTGTACGGATTCATCTTCTACTTCCTCGCCTcttttctcctctccctgctattgGTGTTAAAGTCTGGACGCAGGTGGAACAAATATTTTAAATCCCGGAGGCCACTGTTTACCGGGGGGCTTATCGGCGGCCTCTTTACGTACGTCCTGTTCTGGACTTTCCTCTACGGCATGGTGCATGTGTACTGA